The following are encoded in a window of uncultured Sphaerochaeta sp. genomic DNA:
- a CDS encoding AAA family ATPase: MFLKSLELYGFKSFPDKVSLDFADGITSLLGPNGCGKSNIVDAIKWVLGEQSTKTLRAGKMEDVIFNGTDNRKPLQVAEVSLVISNEEHHLPLDAPEVEIRRRIFRTGESEYYLNKNRVLLKNIRELFFDTGVGKSAYSILEQGKIDQILSSKPEDRRYIFEEAAGISRFKVQSQEAERKLARTDENIMQVETILKEVKRTYETKKNQASKAISYRELKTEQFSLEVDVQLSTLKSFLLLRENKIEQKQRSEEAYAAQRGSLTEFDQEIEQLQEELRALGSQRISKQTELQRLDEATKGRSDKLDLLTQRFRDFLQQKDQAGARAELIQEHIERDTEEIDQKLTDIATLDESIEQLQAETEQNQKSAEQTRTLIQNQNQEILDLEDTNSRYEADSDSLSQRIKELGDVIVVQLEEKLKQSGYTLENKDKARTALLGSIEHLKGRIAEEQTFLSTLKQKGISSEDLLDRQTQFQGGLLKELAQVQSLFDSYEAMQPTFLDELISDEGTISEKRKLDQEMVNLRKQIQTNRERIAYLREENNILTQALERYQEAISDQKVAMNQLLTQKQGAKEWVTKLQRSLTEQEYQYKDALKLSETAQERIYETQEDIRSVEAEVGQIKERIAVLNAELKDLVVVIDEQSRIIRDKQEQKNTSYEQLQTLRTEKEKLELQIDQLATNITGVYTTFFENYGKSLKEFENRLEDEVPDIPVLKSRLDEVRRKIDGMGYINQMAEEEYAEVKEQYDFLSKQLDDLYRAKNDLDTVITQIKTRSEELFIASYKQIAHNFQEMFRRLFGGGKAELTLVEPDNVLESGIDILAQPPGKKLTHLSLLSGGERSMTAVALLFATYQVKPSPFCVLDEIDAALDDRNIGYFLSVLDEFAMKSQFIIITHNKHTVMGSQTLLGVTQMEPGVSSMVSYKIGNVAGEDVILNDDQELVTIEE; the protein is encoded by the coding sequence TTGTTTCTAAAAAGCTTGGAACTATATGGCTTCAAATCTTTTCCAGATAAGGTCAGCTTGGATTTTGCCGATGGAATCACCAGTTTGCTCGGTCCCAATGGATGTGGTAAGAGCAATATTGTCGATGCCATCAAGTGGGTATTGGGAGAACAATCCACCAAGACCCTGCGTGCTGGGAAGATGGAGGACGTCATCTTCAATGGAACAGACAATCGTAAACCCCTCCAGGTTGCAGAAGTTTCCCTGGTAATCTCTAATGAAGAACATCATCTTCCTCTTGATGCACCAGAAGTGGAGATCAGACGAAGAATATTCCGCACAGGGGAAAGCGAGTACTACCTTAACAAGAACCGAGTCTTGCTCAAGAATATCAGGGAACTTTTCTTTGACACTGGAGTCGGCAAGAGCGCCTATTCCATTCTGGAACAGGGCAAAATTGACCAGATCCTCTCATCAAAACCTGAAGACCGACGATATATCTTTGAAGAAGCCGCCGGAATAAGTCGTTTCAAAGTCCAGAGCCAGGAGGCAGAACGTAAACTTGCACGAACTGATGAGAACATCATGCAAGTGGAAACCATCCTCAAGGAAGTGAAGCGAACATACGAGACCAAGAAGAATCAGGCATCGAAAGCAATCAGCTACCGAGAGCTCAAGACTGAACAGTTCTCTTTGGAAGTCGATGTGCAGTTGTCAACGCTTAAATCTTTTCTCCTGCTCAGAGAAAATAAAATTGAGCAGAAACAGCGCTCAGAGGAAGCATATGCTGCGCAGAGAGGTTCCCTTACAGAGTTTGACCAGGAAATTGAACAGCTCCAGGAAGAGCTTCGTGCCCTCGGATCACAGCGAATCAGCAAGCAGACTGAACTGCAAAGGCTGGATGAGGCGACCAAAGGTAGGTCGGACAAACTTGACCTTCTGACCCAACGATTCCGTGATTTCCTCCAGCAAAAAGATCAGGCTGGTGCAAGAGCAGAACTGATTCAGGAACACATCGAACGAGATACCGAGGAAATTGACCAGAAGCTCACCGATATCGCTACCCTTGATGAGTCAATTGAACAACTGCAGGCAGAGACTGAACAGAACCAGAAGTCCGCTGAGCAGACAAGGACCTTGATACAGAACCAGAACCAGGAGATCCTTGATCTTGAAGATACCAATAGCCGCTATGAAGCAGACAGCGATTCTCTCTCCCAGAGGATCAAGGAGCTAGGGGATGTTATCGTTGTCCAACTCGAAGAGAAACTGAAACAGAGTGGATACACCCTTGAAAACAAGGATAAGGCGAGAACGGCGCTGCTTGGGAGTATCGAGCATCTTAAGGGTCGTATTGCTGAAGAGCAAACCTTTCTTTCCACGCTGAAGCAGAAGGGAATTTCATCAGAAGACCTCCTGGACAGGCAGACCCAGTTCCAGGGGGGGCTGTTGAAAGAACTTGCCCAGGTCCAGTCTCTCTTTGACTCCTATGAGGCAATGCAACCAACCTTCCTTGATGAACTCATCTCAGATGAAGGCACCATCAGCGAGAAACGCAAACTCGATCAGGAAATGGTCAATCTGAGAAAACAGATCCAGACCAACCGTGAACGAATTGCCTATCTCAGGGAGGAGAACAATATACTTACTCAGGCATTGGAACGGTACCAGGAAGCCATCAGTGACCAGAAGGTTGCAATGAACCAACTCCTCACCCAAAAACAGGGAGCCAAGGAGTGGGTAACAAAACTGCAACGCTCCCTTACCGAGCAAGAGTACCAATATAAGGATGCACTGAAGCTCAGCGAGACAGCCCAGGAGAGAATCTATGAAACACAGGAAGATATCCGCAGTGTTGAAGCTGAAGTAGGGCAGATAAAAGAGCGGATAGCAGTCCTGAATGCAGAACTCAAGGATCTCGTTGTAGTCATAGATGAACAGAGCAGAATCATCCGGGACAAGCAGGAACAGAAGAACACCTCATATGAACAGCTGCAAACCCTCCGAACAGAGAAAGAGAAGCTGGAACTGCAAATCGACCAGCTCGCCACCAATATCACCGGAGTTTACACCACGTTCTTTGAGAACTACGGCAAGAGCCTGAAGGAGTTCGAGAATCGTCTGGAAGATGAAGTTCCCGATATCCCTGTACTGAAAAGCCGCCTGGATGAAGTAAGACGGAAGATTGATGGAATGGGATACATCAACCAGATGGCGGAAGAAGAGTATGCGGAGGTTAAGGAACAATATGATTTCCTGAGTAAGCAATTGGATGACCTTTACCGGGCCAAGAATGATCTGGATACCGTCATTACCCAGATCAAGACCCGTAGTGAAGAACTTTTCATTGCTTCCTACAAGCAGATTGCCCATAACTTCCAGGAGATGTTCCGTCGTCTGTTTGGTGGGGGAAAAGCTGAGCTCACGTTGGTGGAGCCTGACAATGTTCTGGAGAGTGGCATTGACATCCTGGCTCAACCTCCGGGGAAGAAGCTTACCCACCTCTCACTCTTGAGTGGGGGGGAGCGTTCGATGACCGCCGTAGCACTGTTGTTTGCCACCTATCAGGTAAAACCTTCTCCCTTCTGTGTCCTTGATGAGATCGACGCAGCACTTGATGATAGGAATATCGGGTATTTTCTCTCCGTATTGGATGAATTTGCCATGAAGAGCCAGTTCATCATCATCACCCACAATAAGCACACCGTCATGGGAAGCCAGACCCTTTTAGGGGTAACCCAGATGGAACCAGGGGTTTCCAGTATGGTCAGTTACAAGATCGGCAATGTGGCCGGCGAGGATGTAATTCTAAACGACGACCAGGAACTGGTAACCATAGAAGAATAG
- a CDS encoding ribonuclease HII translates to MLFDLNVDKGVVCGLDEAGRGPLAGPVVAAAVVLPPDFPIEILGDSKQLSEKQRLEAEIIIKEQSLAWAVASVTAQEIDKINILQASLLAMKRAYEKVKTHISIDTALVDGNQKPKLDCMVQAIVKGDATIPEIMAASILAKNQRDRFMVLCDAKWPIYHFAKHKGYPTKEHREACLLYGLSPIHRKTFSIKQGGSRKQEEQQSLF, encoded by the coding sequence ATGCTGTTCGACCTGAACGTTGATAAGGGAGTTGTCTGTGGCTTGGATGAAGCTGGGCGAGGTCCATTGGCTGGTCCTGTTGTGGCAGCTGCGGTGGTACTTCCACCAGATTTTCCCATTGAAATCCTCGGGGACTCAAAGCAACTTTCCGAAAAACAACGCCTAGAGGCTGAAATCATCATCAAGGAACAGTCTCTTGCCTGGGCAGTTGCCAGTGTAACTGCACAAGAAATTGACAAGATCAACATTCTCCAAGCTTCCTTGCTTGCCATGAAACGAGCCTACGAGAAAGTAAAGACTCACATATCTATCGATACTGCACTTGTAGATGGCAACCAAAAGCCCAAACTTGACTGCATGGTGCAGGCTATTGTAAAGGGAGATGCTACGATTCCTGAGATCATGGCAGCCTCCATCTTGGCAAAGAACCAACGTGACCGCTTCATGGTGCTCTGTGATGCAAAGTGGCCGATCTACCATTTCGCAAAGCATAAGGGCTACCCTACCAAGGAGCATAGGGAGGCTTGTCTGCTCTATGGGCTCTCTCCCATTCATCGGAAGACATTCTCCATCAAGCAGGGGGGCTCAAGAAAACAGGAGGAGCAGCAGTCACTCTTCTAG
- a CDS encoding DUF3276 family protein, whose translation MGQRGEVYSTRLVKNDRTYFFNVKENIYGDMFLNMVESKGTPDSERFIRQSIIVYQEDLGEFLKELQKSLDFIKQNAKKD comes from the coding sequence GTGGGACAACGTGGAGAAGTGTATTCAACAAGACTTGTCAAAAATGACAGGACTTATTTCTTTAATGTAAAAGAGAACATCTATGGGGACATGTTCCTCAATATGGTGGAAAGCAAAGGTACTCCTGACAGTGAGCGGTTCATTAGACAATCGATTATCGTCTACCAAGAAGATTTGGGAGAATTTTTGAAAGAACTGCAGAAATCCTTGGATTTCATTAAGCAGAACGCAAAAAAAGACTAA
- a CDS encoding ISNCY family transposase, producing the protein MVWDADARQVVQEAVEGKINRFRASVRLNVSLRTVQRKMKEYRERGDECFEHGNKGKAPSNKVDLDAIIAFIEKHDLSGCNFTELARLLDEYQGISISSSCLRKRMFGEGILSVKCKKKTRKKLKKLLKWMKEQEQELDRQRAQVLSALEAEDLSGVWVHPTKPRSKYFGERLEMDASSYVWIKGLGKCTLHVCIDDASGFLLGLWLEAEETLHGYYKLMEQVLGTYGIPLSIRTDRRTVFVYNKKGEADPAKDTMTQFAYACSQLGVELRCNSDPDFKPKVERANQTLQGMLPFRFTMEGIHNLEQANEYLQQSFMPYFNELFGYATDYMEGRWRKIDSVFVECSSEKIRTILAVLCERSVNKGSSIQMDNRFYALVDHTGRRIALPYHAKVTVARLLDGSLYATRKEQCYALQRIPDRYAFSPQVDPEQEKPRKARAPRPKMPDSHPWSFKRQMQFKRSDALMKSLEPCYKSPYETQYA; encoded by the coding sequence ATGGTATGGGATGCTGATGCAAGGCAAGTGGTACAGGAAGCGGTAGAAGGCAAGATCAACAGGTTCAGGGCCTCGGTGAGACTCAATGTGTCGCTCAGGACCGTGCAGAGGAAAATGAAGGAATACCGTGAACGGGGCGATGAATGCTTCGAGCATGGCAACAAGGGGAAGGCCCCGTCCAACAAGGTCGACCTGGATGCGATCATCGCGTTCATAGAGAAGCACGACCTCTCTGGATGCAACTTCACGGAACTGGCCAGGCTCCTGGATGAATACCAGGGCATCTCCATATCCTCTTCCTGCCTGCGCAAGAGGATGTTTGGTGAAGGCATCCTCTCGGTGAAGTGCAAGAAAAAGACACGCAAGAAACTGAAGAAGCTCCTCAAATGGATGAAGGAGCAGGAACAGGAGCTGGACCGGCAGCGCGCCCAGGTGCTCTCGGCCCTTGAGGCGGAAGACCTGAGCGGGGTATGGGTCCACCCGACCAAGCCCAGGAGCAAGTACTTCGGGGAGCGCCTGGAGATGGATGCATCCTCCTACGTCTGGATCAAGGGACTGGGGAAGTGCACCCTGCATGTCTGCATCGATGACGCCTCGGGGTTCCTGCTTGGTCTGTGGCTGGAGGCCGAGGAGACGCTGCACGGTTACTACAAGCTGATGGAGCAAGTACTTGGCACCTACGGCATCCCCCTCTCCATCCGGACCGACAGGCGCACGGTGTTCGTGTACAACAAGAAGGGTGAGGCAGACCCTGCCAAGGATACCATGACCCAGTTCGCCTATGCCTGCTCCCAGCTGGGCGTTGAGCTGCGGTGCAACTCGGACCCGGACTTCAAGCCGAAGGTGGAACGTGCAAACCAGACCCTGCAGGGCATGCTGCCTTTCCGTTTCACCATGGAGGGCATCCACAACCTGGAGCAGGCAAACGAGTACCTGCAGCAGTCCTTCATGCCCTATTTCAACGAATTGTTCGGTTATGCCACCGATTATATGGAGGGTCGCTGGAGAAAGATCGACTCGGTGTTCGTGGAATGCTCCAGTGAGAAGATTCGCACCATCCTGGCGGTGTTGTGCGAGCGCAGCGTGAACAAGGGCAGCTCCATCCAGATGGACAACAGGTTCTATGCACTGGTGGACCACACAGGCAGGCGCATTGCGCTTCCCTACCATGCGAAGGTCACCGTCGCCCGCTTGCTTGACGGGTCCCTGTATGCAACCAGGAAGGAACAATGCTATGCATTGCAACGAATACCAGACCGGTACGCATTCTCCCCCCAGGTGGACCCTGAGCAGGAAAAGCCGAGGAAGGCCAGGGCTCCCCGGCCCAAGATGCCTGACAGCCACCCCTGGAGCTTCAAGAGACAGATGCAGTTCAAGCGCAGCGACGCACTGATGAAAAGCCTGGAACCCTGCTACAAGAGTCCCTACGAAACCCAATACGCCTAG
- a CDS encoding PD-(D/E)XK nuclease family protein, which yields MALDKSLFLTLASYTPRPGRYATEDFLTELFAWILDNIEGYASDLLSLFHNANKTVPEYKAIQAHAETQKEINGGRIDLFLAIDEDVAFIFEHKVNSWLSDGQIDKYMKHSEFLEEILYSVLIVKHKKQWTQKADIQLTWTDIYKLTKRIRVRYKDDERFVLDSFLHFLEGKDMGEKHAITQRVLAAVPEVLTGYQSLEYIFKELETFPWKENFEALDRLPLKIKEMIKRASPEFHKERWGRIGIDFFNTWSPGLFVGVIWNPKDHKIYPRLKENGPDFVVMLDYDHKNLKTYNSFKKSLEFRRLCEKLVSNHKGFDDFLYTSKDLPNPWRVAVLRIPLWEVIQESKDIDSQIDLIFQRSIVGIRMIVESLIPDASSENVN from the coding sequence ATGGCTCTTGATAAAAGTCTTTTTCTAACATTAGCAAGTTACACCCCACGTCCTGGACGATATGCCACAGAGGACTTTTTGACGGAGTTGTTTGCTTGGATTCTTGATAATATTGAGGGTTATGCTTCCGATTTATTGTCTTTATTTCATAATGCAAATAAAACAGTACCGGAATATAAAGCAATCCAAGCCCATGCAGAAACCCAGAAAGAGATCAATGGTGGAAGGATTGATCTCTTTCTGGCCATTGATGAAGATGTTGCATTCATTTTTGAGCATAAGGTTAACAGTTGGTTAAGTGATGGGCAAATAGATAAGTACATGAAACATAGTGAATTCTTGGAAGAGATTCTTTACTCCGTCTTAATTGTTAAACATAAGAAGCAATGGACCCAAAAGGCTGATATTCAGCTTACATGGACAGATATTTATAAGCTGACAAAAAGGATAAGAGTGAGATACAAAGATGACGAGAGATTTGTTCTTGATAGTTTCTTGCATTTCCTGGAGGGTAAGGATATGGGCGAAAAGCATGCAATCACGCAAAGGGTTTTAGCTGCAGTTCCCGAAGTTCTAACTGGATATCAATCATTGGAGTATATCTTTAAGGAGCTAGAGACGTTTCCTTGGAAAGAGAATTTTGAAGCTCTGGATAGATTGCCTTTGAAGATTAAAGAGATGATCAAGAGAGCAAGTCCAGAGTTCCATAAGGAAAGATGGGGAAGGATTGGAATTGATTTCTTCAATACTTGGTCTCCTGGTTTGTTTGTTGGGGTGATATGGAATCCTAAAGACCATAAGATATATCCAAGGCTAAAAGAGAATGGCCCTGATTTTGTGGTTATGCTGGATTATGATCACAAAAACTTAAAAACTTATAACTCCTTTAAAAAATCTCTTGAGTTTAGGAGGCTTTGTGAAAAGCTGGTTTCGAACCATAAAGGATTTGATGATTTTTTATATACCAGTAAAGACTTGCCAAACCCTTGGCGGGTAGCTGTACTCAGGATTCCTTTATGGGAGGTGATTCAAGAGAGCAAAGATATTGATTCCCAGATAGATTTGATTTTCCAGCGTTCCATCGTTGGCATAAGGATGATTGTAGAATCATTGATTCCCGATGCCTCGTCAGAGAATGTTAACTAA